The Arachis hypogaea cultivar Tifrunner chromosome 14, arahy.Tifrunner.gnm2.J5K5, whole genome shotgun sequence genome has a segment encoding these proteins:
- the LOC112743653 gene encoding PHD finger protein ALFIN-LIKE 2 — protein MEMSSSPRTVEEIFKDYSARRTAVVRALTQDVDEFYGLCDPDKENLCLYGHPNESWEVTLPAEEVPPELPEPALGINFARDGMNRRDWLSLVAVHSDSWLLSVAFYLGARLNRNERKRLFSLINDLPTVFEVVTDRKPSKDKPTVDSGSKSRGSTKRSSDGQVKSNPKFADEGYEEDEDEHSETLCGSCGGNYNADEFWIGCDICERWFHGKCVKITPAKAESIKQYKCPSCNMRRSRP, from the exons ATGGAAATGTCTTCGAGCCCTCGCACCGTTGAAGAGATCTTCAAGGACTACAGCGCTCGTAGAACCGCTGTTGTTCGTGCACTCACTCAAG ATGTTGATGAATTTTACGGCCTCTGTGATCCAG ACAAGGAGAACTTGTGCCTTTATGGACATCCAAATGAATCATGGGAAGTAACTCTGCCAGCAGAGGAGGTTCCACCGGAGCTTCCTGAGCCAGCACTTGGAATCAATTTTGCTAGAGATGGCATGAACCGCAGGGACTGGCTTTCTTTGGTTGCGGTTCACAGTGACTCATGGCTGCTTTCTGTGGCCTTCTATCTTGGAGCTCGTCTTAACCGCAATGAGAG GAAGCGTTTATTTAGCTTGATCAATGATCTTCCCACTGTTTTTGAGGTTGTGACTGACAGAAAACCAAGCAAGGACAAACCCACTGTGGATAGTGGGAGCAAATCTCGGGGAAGCACCAAG AGGTCAAGTGACGGGCAAGTTAAAAGCAACCCAAAGTTTGCAGATGAGGGTtatgaggaggatgaagatgagCACAGCGAAACCCTCTGTGGTAGCTGTGGCGGAAATTACAACGCAGATGAATTCTGGATTGGCTGTGATATTTGTGAGAGATGGTTCCATGGGAAATGTGTGAAGATTACCCCGGCAAAGGCTGAGAGCATAAAGCAATACAAATGCCCGTCATGCAACATGAGGCGGAGCAGGCCCTAG